One Ignavibacteria bacterium genomic window, CAAGGAATGCGGCACTGGTGTGGAGTGCGTCGAGCTGGACGTGACCGATCACGTACCGTCCGGTTGAACTCCGATGGTCAACCTCCACAACCGAGAATGGTATGCTCGTGATCTGCTCGTTCGTCCCACGAACGTAGATGGCAACTTCCACATCGTGGTTCACAACCGGACGTGACGCCTGGGCAAGCTTCTTGTATTCATATCGATACCCGTACCGCAACGCGGCGATATCGGACAACACAGCCGATGCAGTTGGGCCACCCCCTGCCCCCTTCCCTACTAGTAACTGGGCATCGGAGAATGCAGCGGTCAGACGCACGGCATTGACCTCATTGCGGACACCTGCCAAGGGGCTTGTGTTCTGTGCCAAGGCCGGCAAGGCAAGAAGAGACAATCCGCTTCCGTGCAGCTGAACACGCGACAAGAGTTTGATGGTACGTTGTTGTTGTTGTGCGATCGAGATGTCGAACGGCGTAACGGACGTGATCCCTCTGCGCACGATCTGCGTTGGATCTACAACCACCCCAAATGCATGGGCAGCAATGATGGTTGTCTTGAATGCTGCATCAAAGGCCTCGACGTCCAGCGTTGGATCACTCTCGGCAAATCCAAGCTTCTGCGCCTGTGAAAGCGCCGATGCATAGCCCCCTGACGATGGTTCGTGGAGTGCTGTGAGGATGTAGTTGGTGGTACCATTGACGATGCCCTCTACGCGACTCAACATGTCGTTGTCGTAGTACTCCTCAAGATTCCGAATGATGGGTATACTCCCACACGTAGATGCCTCATAGAGCAACGATGACCCGGTCTCGCGTTGAATATCGAGGAGCTCTTGAAGTCGTGTAGCAACAAGACGTTTGTTGGCTGTAACAACTGACTTCCCATTTCGCAATGCCGTACTCACGATGTCAAATGCTGCCTCAGCATCATCGATGAGTTCCACAACAACATTGATGTATGGGTCGGTGAGAATGTCTTCCTTGTGAAAGGTAAAGGATGAAGCAGGTAGGGGGCGGTCCTTAAACCTGTCTTTGACGCAGATCCGTGATACCTCGGCTTGGAGTCCGGGTGTGCGATGTAACACGTCGTAGAGGCCTTGCCCTACTACGCCAAAACCAAAGAGTCCGATCCGTTGTGTTGGAAGTGTTGTGCTCATGAGAAGATGTTTTCTTGGTGAAGGATGATGGAGAGTTTTCGTTGGTCTATCAAGAATGCGTCGTGTCCAGCCGCAGATGTGAGTCTGCGATATCGTGAACGCGGTATCATGTCACCGATAAAGTGTTGCTCTGCTTCAGGAAAGAGCAGATCGGAGTCGATCCCGACAACAAGAGTTTTGGCCGTTATAGATCGCAGGGCTACACCGATGCCGCCTCTTCCACGCCCAATGTCGTGACTGTCCATAGCGCGGGTAAGAGCATGGTATGCATGTGCACTGAACCGATGTGCCAGCTTCAACCCCTGATGGCGTTGATAGGAGTCGGCATGAAAGTCCTCTATCCGCTCGTCGTCTTCACGTTGTCGCACGTTGAAGAGCACGGGTGTTCTGTACGAAATCATACCCATTGCGCGTGCGGCGATAAGTCCCGCTGCACCACCCTCAGGTCTATCTTCATAGAACGTTGGGTCAGCCTCCAAGGCAAGTCTCTGCGCCGTATTGAAAGCAACGGCCCACGGCGAATGTTTCGAATTGGTTGCAACGGGCACAATACGCTCTACAACCTTTGGTTCGAGTAGTGCCCATTCGAGCACATGTTGTCCACCCATCGACCCACCGATGAGCGTATGAATGCGCTCAACACCAAGCTCTTGTCGCAGCCGAATGAACGCCCGCACCTGATCCCGCGCCGTTACCAGCGGGAACGATCCAAACAAGGGGCTCCCTGTTTCGCTCGGTGATGTTGGGCCTGTTGATCCATAGCACGAACCGATCATGTTCGCACAGACAACGAAGTACCTGTTCGTATCAATGATGCGATCTGGTCCTACGAGTCCGCTCCACCACGATGCAGCATCGCTGTTACCCGTGAGTGCGTGACAGATCCAGATCACATTGTCGGCATCTGCTGACAACGTCCCATAGGTATGATAGGCGATCTCCAGTGGTGAGATCGATGAGCCCCCTTCCAATACAAAAGGAAGTGGATCTCGATAGGTGTGCATAATGGCCTCCGGTGGTGATCTGGGAGGCGCTTCGCATTCTGTGTATCAGAAATAAAAAACGCCATCCCCGGTGAAAGGAATGGCGTTTGTTCGTTGTTCTACGTTGCGGTTCTTACCCGCGCCACTCCTCACTGGACATGTGCATACACATCATCATGCAGCTGTGCATCATGGTGGACATGTTCGTGTTGATATGGCGTTGGGCGTTCATTGAATCCCAAACATACTACATTGTTCAACTCTCTTCCAAATCTCTAACAATCTAGCACTCTAACAATCTAAAGCGTTTGAGGCGGCATCGGCATTGGGAAATGTGGACGTTTTGGTTGCAATGCTCTGCGTCTGATGCCAAAGAGCACAAACATGTTGAAGAAGTGCCAGAAGCCCAGGACAAGGACGATCCAACCGATCTTACGACCTAGGATGACCATGAATGTGCCGAGAGAGTCCGGCGCGGAATATTCATATACAGTAACCAAGACATAGCCGATGTTTACGAGGTAGAATCCTGTGAGAAGTAATCTGTTCACGCTCTCTGAGAGTTCCTTATTGCCCCGAAAGATGTCAACAAGAAACACGGCACCGTGCCGAAAGAGCGTCCGTGCAACATACACTGTTGCAGCAATGCTGAACACGAGGTACAGCGTGTAGAGGACTTCGGAGGAGATCATGACACGTTCCTTACAGTTGTTTTAGAAAACATTGAAACGACAAAACAAAAAAACACTCATCGGATCACCTTCATAGCCAAGTTCACAAGCCAAGCGGTTTCGGCCTTGCTCATTGTATCTAGGGCATCTGAAGCAGTCTTTGTTAATGTTGAGAGGTCCTTCACGGCTGAACGGAATGCTTCTACGTCCTTGGCCGGTCCTGTGATCGATGCTGAGGCAAGCCCACGAAGTCGAGCGGCTACCGGGTCGAGCTCCCGACGTTTCCTCTCCTGCATGATCTTGCGTGCAACAACCCAGATATCCTTCTCTGCCTCGAACAACTCCCTACGCTCACCCTTCTTAGTGATGCGTTGTACGATCCCCCAGTCGATAAGCTCACGCACGTTTGTACTCACACCACCACGCGACATCTCAAGCGCTTCCATGATCTCGTCCGTTGTCATCGCCTCCGGACTCACCAACAACACCGCATGGATCTGCGCCATCGATCTACTGATCCCCCACTGAGTGGCCAATGCCCCCCAGGTCTCTATAAACTCCGTTCGTGCGTCGCGTACATTCATGTCACAAACCTACACATTTCCTTCATTCATTTCAATTCTTTCTGAAAATATAATTAGCACATTAGCACATTAGCACATTAGCACATTAGCATGTTAACGCAGTGCCATTTCCAACGCCGTCCGCGCATCCGTCTTCTCGTCTCTGTACTTCACGATCAACGGCGTGCTCATGCTCAGTCCGTTCTCTCGTCCGAAATCGGAGTTCACTGCCCTGCTTCCGGCAACGACAACAGCACCTTCGGGGATCTCCAGCGGTGAATCACTTGTCGATCTCAGAACCGTCTCCTTCACAAGATCATAGACGGGTGTAGATGCATTCAGGATCACACCACTTCCAAGCACTGCACGATTACGAATAAGGACACCTTCATACACACCACAATTGCCCCCTACCATCACATCGTCTTCAATGATAACGGGCCTTGCACCGGCTGGTTCTAGTACTCCGCCGATCTGTGCCGCTGCGCTGATATGTACACGCGCGCCGATCTGAGCGCATGTACCAACCAATGCATGTGAGTCCACCATCGTTCCTTCACCAACGTAGGCACCGATGTTGATATAGCTTGGCGGCATGCAGATCACGCCATGGGCAACGAATGATCCGGTGCGAATGGTTGTACCACCGGGAACGATGCGTACATGATCATCAATGGTAAGGGGCTTTGTAGGAAGTGTATCCTTGTCGAAGAATCGGAAGTTCTCATCTGTTGATGCGTCTTCCATGCGACCCTTCCGGAAGAGAACAAGGATGCCTTGTTTCACCCACATGTTCACCTGCCACGAGCCGTCATCTGACCGTTCTGCTGCGCGGATCGTACCCTTGTTTAGCGCATCGATGAAGTCGGCGCAGACCTGCGTTGCACCTTGATCATACTGAAGTTCTTGCGCCGGCAGCGCTGCGAGGCGCTCGATATCGGATTGGAGAGAGTTCATTTCTTGGTTTCCTTCTTCTTCGTCTTAGGAGCAGCTTTCTGTGCCTTCACGTCGAAGGCGAGGTTGAGGATCTTGTAGATGAGGCGGGCGGTTGTGATGTCGGGGTGGGTGACGCCGTCCACGGGAGCCAGTTCTACCACATCGAAGCCAACGATGCGACGTCCGGAGGCAACGATGGCGCGGATCACATCGATCGTTTCACTATACAGGAATCCGTCCGGCTCCGGTGTGCCCGTTGATGGCATGATCGACGGACAGAAGTGATCCACATCGAACGTGATATAGACATCCTTCCCGAGCGTATCAACAACGTTCTTCTGCCAGTTGGAACCATGGAGCCCCCTACGAATGGCTGAAGCATAGAAGGTCTTGATACCGTTGTCCTTGATGAAGCGAGCTTCTTCGATACACTGAGCGCGTATACCAACCTGTGTGATACGATCAGTTGGGAAGAACTCAGCAACACGGGCCATGAAGGAGGCGTGGGAATATGGTGTGCCTTGGTATTCGTGACGAAGGTCTGAGTGAGCATCGAAGTGCAGAATGCTCATCCCGGGATAGGCACGGTAGTGAGCAGAGATCGGTGCTGTAGAGATCGTGTGTTCACCACCAAGCGTCACCACAAACTTGCCCATCACGATAAGGTCTTCTACCTGATCCTCAATGAGGTCCAATGCTGCTCTGTCAACGAACTTCCCAAAGGAAAGGGGCTTCAGGGTTGCGATGCCCTTTTCAAAACATAACTCGCGATCCGTTTCATCATCATAGAACTCCACGTAGGCACTTGCATCGAGAATGGCCTTTGGACCTTTCTCTGCTCCGCCGCCGTAGCTCACGGTGTGTTCATAGGGCGCTGAGACAATGGCAATGGCAGATGTTTCGAGCGAGGAGTATCGTTCTTCAATGGCAAGGAAGTTCTTCTTTGGACCAAGGACCTTCATGATCGTATTCCGTGATGTGTGAGGCCTGCAAAATAGCTGTCACGCGAGGAACAGCGTTCGGCGAGTATATTCGCCCATGCCTACACTCAAAGCGCAACGTTTCGGCTGGTACGTCTATGATTGGGCGAACAGCGCCTTCAGCACATCGGTCGTAACGGTCTTTCTCGGCCCCTTTCTCACCAACGTTGCTGAGTCGGCGGCAAATGATGCCGGACAAGTAACACCCTTCGGCATCCCGATGCATCCGGGCAGTTGGTTCTCCTACTGCATTGCAGTATCGGTGATCCTGCAGGTATTCATTCTCCCGCCGATCGGTGCGATCGTTGACCGATCACATCGCAAACGCCTTTCCTTGGCGGTGTGGGCGTTCCTTGGAGCAGCGGCAACGATCGGACTTGCAGTGTTATCGTCAGGATCCGGCAACTACATCACTGGCGGACTCTTCTTCATCATCGCCAACCTCAGTTTTGGTGCCAGTGTTGTTGTTGCCAATTCCTTCTTAAAATGACCTGGCCACTCCGGAAGAGCGTGACAGCGTTTCCTCGCGCGGATGGGCCTTTGGCTACCTCGGCGGTGGACTCCTTCTTCTTGCACACCTGTTGTGGTTCTCCGCAGCAAAAGAATCCGGCGGTCCCATAGAACCCGTCATTCAAGGCGTCTTTGTGACAACGGGTATATGGTGGGCCTTGTTCACCTTTGTCTCCATCATGTTGTTGCGCGATAAAGTGCCGGCACACGCACACGAGAAACACGCACTCAAGCAGAGCTTCAAACAGCTTTCTAGGACACTACGTGATCTAGCTCGATACCCGCAGACGTTGCGTTTCTTCATTGCCTATCTCCTTTACAACGATGCCATCCAAACCGTTATCGCAATGGCAAGTGTGTATGGTGCAGAAGAGCTCGACCTTGGACTCGACGTACTCACGCAGGCCATCCTCCTCGTCCAGTTCGTTGCGATAGGGGGCTCCTTGATCTTTGCATGGCTTGCTGAACGCATCAACACCAAACGCGCCATCATCGTCGGCCTTTATGGTTGGTGTGCTGTCCTCATCGCCGCCTTCTTCTGGGTCAGCACCGCCACACACTTCTTCATTCTCGCAGCCGTGATCGCCATCGTCATGGGCGGCACCCAAGCACTCAGCAGGTCCATGTTCTCCCGCATGATCCCCGCAGGAAAAGAAGCAGAGTATTTTTCCCTCTACGAGATCAGCGACAAAGGCACGTCGTGGATCGGCCCCCTAGCATTCGGTCTTGCACTCACCCTCACCAACAGCTACCGTTGGGCCGTACTCTCCCTCATCATCTTTATGGTTGCAGGGCTTGTGGTGCTGATGGGCGTGAAGGGCGAGGTGAAAGGGCGAAGAGGCGAAGTAGCGTAGTCACCCCGTCATTTCGTAGAGGTCCCTCGCTTCGCTCGGAATGACGCTGCTCCAGCTGTTGTATCAGAGATAGAAATGTGAGCACCATCCCTGATGGTGCTCACATTTCTTACCTACACCTTATGCATAGCCAGCGTCATCCCGAGAAGCGTAGGGGCGAGGCCCTGCCTCGCCCGGAGCGACGAGGGACCTCAACGAAAAAACAAAAGGGCGAAAAGGTCTTACCCTCTTCACCCTTTTACATCTGTCATCAGTCATCAGTCATTTGTCATAACGTCATAACCGTCACAACGTCATAATTGTCATAGTTGTCATAACGTCATAATTGTCATAACGTCATAACTGTCATAACGTCATTTCATGATTCCTAATCCATGATCTTCCGCAAAAACGCTGGCTGGTTGCCGCCGCCGCCTGCTGCCTTGCGGATCGGTGACGGATAGCCCCCTACAGCTTCGTTAGAGCTTGGTGGGACGATCGGCACGCTGCCGGTTGATGGTGGTTCTTCGCGTGGCATACCTGCCATGTTGCGTTGTTCCATCTCACGTTGCTTGCGGATGTAGGCCGGGACGTTTACATCGTTCATGTCAACGTCTT contains:
- a CDS encoding homoserine dehydrogenase: MSTTLPTQRIGLFGFGVVGQGLYDVLHRTPGLQAEVSRICVKDRFKDRPLPASSFTFHKEDILTDPYINVVVELIDDAEAAFDIVSTALRNGKSVVTANKRLVATRLQELLDIQRETGSSLLYEASTCGSIPIIRNLEEYYDNDMLSRVEGIVNGTTNYILTALHEPSSGGYASALSQAQKLGFAESDPTLDVEAFDAAFKTTIIAAHAFGVVVDPTQIVRRGITSVTPFDISIAQQQQRTIKLLSRVQLHGSGLSLLALPALAQNTSPLAGVRNEVNAVRLTAAFSDAQLLVGKGAGGGPTASAVLSDIAALRYGYRYEYKKLAQASRPVVNHDVEVAIYVRGTNEQITSIPFSVVEVDHRSSTGRYVIGHVQLDALHTSAAFLDSETFIALIPED
- the metX gene encoding homoserine O-acetyltransferase is translated as MHTYRDPLPFVLEGGSSISPLEIAYHTYGTLSADADNVIWICHALTGNSDAASWWSGLVGPDRIIDTNRYFVVCANMIGSCYGSTGPTSPSETGSPLFGSFPLVTARDQVRAFIRLRQELGVERIHTLIGGSMGGQHVLEWALLEPKVVERIVPVATNSKHSPWAVAFNTAQRLALEADPTFYEDRPEGGAAGLIAARAMGMISYRTPVLFNVRQREDDERIEDFHADSYQRHQGLKLAHRFSAHAYHALTRAMDSHDIGRGRGGIGVALRSITAKTLVVGIDSDLLFPEAEQHFIGDMIPRSRYRRLTSAAGHDAFLIDQRKLSIILHQENIFS
- a CDS encoding transcriptional regulator; the protein is MNVRDARTEFIETWGALATQWGISRSMAQIHAVLLVSPEAMTTDEIMEALEMSRGGVSTNVRELIDWGIVQRITKKGERRELFEAEKDIWVVARKIMQERKRRELDPVAARLRGLASASITGPAKDVEAFRSAVKDLSTLTKTASDALDTMSKAETAWLVNLAMKVIR
- a CDS encoding 2,3,4,5-tetrahydropyridine-2,6-dicarboxylate N-succinyltransferase is translated as MNSLQSDIERLAALPAQELQYDQGATQVCADFIDALNKGTIRAAERSDDGSWQVNMWVKQGILVLFRKGRMEDASTDENFRFFDKDTLPTKPLTIDDHVRIVPGGTTIRTGSFVAHGVICMPPSYINIGAYVGEGTMVDSHALVGTCAQIGARVHISAAAQIGGVLEPAGARPVIIEDDVMVGGNCGVYEGVLIRNRAVLGSGVILNASTPVYDLVKETVLRSTSDSPLEIPEGAVVVAGSRAVNSDFGRENGLSMSTPLIVKYRDEKTDARTALEMALR
- the speB gene encoding agmatinase, whose protein sequence is MKVLGPKKNFLAIEERYSSLETSAIAIVSAPYEHTVSYGGGAEKGPKAILDASAYVEFYDDETDRELCFEKGIATLKPLSFGKFVDRAALDLIEDQVEDLIVMGKFVVTLGGEHTISTAPISAHYRAYPGMSILHFDAHSDLRHEYQGTPYSHASFMARVAEFFPTDRITQVGIRAQCIEEARFIKDNGIKTFYASAIRRGLHGSNWQKNVVDTLGKDVYITFDVDHFCPSIMPSTGTPEPDGFLYSETIDVIRAIVASGRRIVGFDVVELAPVDGVTHPDITTARLIYKILNLAFDVKAQKAAPKTKKKETKK